In uncultured Fretibacterium sp., the following are encoded in one genomic region:
- a CDS encoding TrkA C-terminal domain-containing protein — MLVEFGVENLSPADGRTIAEILWPEDSLVIAVKRGSDEIVPSGQVRLMAGDYLVVLIPRGAMREAQELLENLTKGNGGNAARP; from the coding sequence ATGCTGGTGGAGTTCGGGGTCGAGAACCTGAGCCCGGCGGACGGAAGGACGATCGCGGAGATCCTGTGGCCGGAGGATTCCCTGGTCATCGCGGTCAAACGCGGCTCCGACGAGATCGTGCCGTCGGGACAGGTGCGGCTCATGGCCGGGGACTACCTGGTCGTCCTGATCCCGCGGGGCGCGATGAGGGAGGCTCAGGAGCTGCTCGAGAACCTGACAAAGGGGAACGGCGGAAACGCCGCGAGACCGTGA